The proteins below are encoded in one region of Bosea sp. BIWAKO-01:
- a CDS encoding response regulator transcription factor, protein MAEYRISIIDNHPLLLEGMAALVRRKPGLTLSAMGSTVGHIRSIAADHRPDAMILDFNMPGDAFCAILDVLSGWPATKVLIFTASTDTDLAIALLDAGVSGFVLKSSSTDELCTAIDAIRRNEVFISPSFATRIIGALKHKPFNTRPALMPHFSVREHQIVRLLSSGKRNREIASALSLSERTVKGYMTLLMQKLHARNRLEAVIAVQGLSQAAALRGDTESDSPSGPFG, encoded by the coding sequence ATGGCCGAATACAGAATATCCATCATCGACAACCACCCTCTTCTTCTGGAGGGCATGGCTGCGCTCGTCCGGCGCAAACCCGGCCTGACATTGAGCGCGATGGGCTCCACTGTCGGGCACATCCGCTCCATCGCCGCCGATCACCGCCCCGATGCGATGATCCTCGACTTCAATATGCCCGGGGACGCCTTCTGTGCGATTCTGGATGTTCTGTCGGGCTGGCCAGCAACGAAGGTCCTCATCTTCACCGCCTCGACCGATACCGATCTCGCCATCGCGCTTCTTGATGCGGGTGTCAGCGGCTTCGTGCTGAAATCAAGCTCGACGGATGAACTCTGTACGGCGATCGATGCGATACGCCGCAACGAGGTATTCATTTCGCCCTCATTCGCAACGCGGATCATCGGCGCCCTGAAACACAAGCCCTTCAACACGCGACCGGCGCTCATGCCGCACTTCAGTGTCCGGGAACATCAGATCGTCAGGCTGCTTTCCAGCGGCAAGCGAAACCGGGAGATCGCAAGTGCCCTGTCGCTGAGCGAAAGGACCGTGAAGGGCTACATGACGCTGCTGATGCAAAAGCTCCACGCCCGCAATCGCCTGGAGGCCGTCATTGCCGTGCAAGGTCTCAGCCAGGCAGCTGCGCTGCGTGGCGATACCGAGAGTGACAGCCCGTCTGGGCCGTTCGGTTAG